The Chloroherpetonaceae bacterium genome window below encodes:
- the bamD gene encoding outer membrane protein assembly factor BamD, with protein MKASNKNLFCFQKAVSFFLISLFILSIVSSCKSVEGPATNTLPDLFAYAKRLYEYGAYSDANLELQKLTYTSRATEYEDDVQFYLGLSYYQNRQFLLSSDAYQTLLRNVPGSPYGKQAFFGIASCYYSLSPTYALDQEYTRRAISQYQAFLETYPPPDSAKIAEEIDNLKTLLVATDDSTRKTRYNDLISRLQAQYGQLDTLRLAEERIQICRAKLARKTLETAKQYVNLRAFRSATLYFDEVMTSFSDSELYEEALLGKIDMLRIRKRWQDAMAEIEKYEDRFPAKKNVVESVKRTVESELSGTQSALQY; from the coding sequence ATGAAAGCATCCAACAAAAATTTATTCTGTTTCCAGAAAGCAGTCAGTTTTTTTTTAATTAGCCTATTTATCCTTTCTATTGTTTCTTCCTGCAAATCGGTAGAAGGACCGGCAACGAACACCTTGCCCGATTTATTTGCCTATGCCAAAAGGCTTTACGAATACGGGGCTTATTCAGACGCGAATTTAGAGCTTCAGAAACTGACTTATACTTCTCGTGCGACTGAGTATGAGGATGATGTTCAGTTTTATTTAGGGTTAAGCTATTATCAAAACCGTCAGTTTTTACTTTCTTCCGATGCTTATCAAACATTGCTGCGAAATGTACCCGGCTCGCCCTATGGTAAGCAAGCTTTCTTTGGAATCGCTAGTTGTTATTATTCACTTTCTCCTACTTATGCTCTTGACCAAGAGTACACTCGGCGCGCAATCTCTCAATATCAAGCTTTTCTCGAAACCTATCCACCCCCAGACTCCGCTAAAATTGCCGAGGAAATCGACAACCTCAAAACACTCTTAGTAGCAACTGACGATAGCACACGAAAAACGCGGTATAATGATTTAATTTCAAGGTTGCAGGCTCAATATGGGCAATTAGACACCCTTCGATTAGCAGAAGAAAGAATTCAAATTTGCAGAGCCAAGCTTGCCCGCAAAACATTAGAAACTGCCAAGCAATATGTGAATCTTCGCGCCTTTCGCTCAGCCACACTTTATTTTGACGAAGTGATGACGAGTTTTTCGGATAGCGAACTTTACGAAGAAGCTCTTTTGGGGAAAATTGATATGCTAAGAATTCGTAAGCGGTGGCAAGATGCAATGGCTGAAATTGAAAAGTATGAAGATCGATTTCCAGCGAAAAAAAATGTAGTTGAGTCGGTCAAGAGAACCGTTGAGAGCGAATTGAGTGGAACGCAATCAGCACTTCAATATTGA
- the nadD gene encoding nicotinate (nicotinamide) nucleotide adenylyltransferase, with product MMHIALFGGSFDPPHLGHFAMALLIRELFSPDQILLSVSQNPFKTDSSAETYHRVEMTKLMARELNKTGEVFEVFDWELSRPAPSFTIDTIRYIHGQNPTAQLTLCIGEDNFNLFSKWKNYEKILTYASLAVFKRPSQNGQPINDSFLIAPEDLERKVTVIDFNSDFSSSEIRKNLATGESVDEGLLPEVLQYLRKHCLYNVMG from the coding sequence ATGATGCACATTGCTTTGTTTGGCGGCTCCTTTGACCCACCACATTTGGGTCATTTTGCAATGGCACTTTTAATTCGAGAATTGTTTTCTCCCGATCAAATCCTTTTAAGCGTTTCCCAAAACCCATTCAAGACAGATTCAAGTGCAGAAACTTATCATCGTGTTGAGATGACCAAGTTAATGGCTCGTGAATTGAATAAAACAGGAGAGGTTTTTGAAGTGTTTGATTGGGAATTATCGAGACCCGCTCCCTCCTTTACCATCGATACCATTCGTTATATTCACGGGCAAAACCCTACTGCCCAATTAACACTCTGTATTGGCGAAGATAACTTCAATTTATTTTCGAAATGGAAGAACTATGAAAAAATTCTTACTTATGCTTCGCTTGCTGTGTTCAAAAGGCCAAGTCAAAACGGGCAGCCAATAAATGATTCATTTCTTATTGCACCAGAAGACTTGGAGAGGAAAGTTACGGTTATAGACTTCAATTCGGATTTTTCATCTTCGGAAATCAGAAAGAACTTAGCGACAGGTGAGTCTGTCGATGAAGGACTTTTGCCGGAGGTACTTCAATATTTGCGTAAACACTGCTTGTACAATGTGATGGGGTAG
- a CDS encoding DUF92 domain-containing protein produces MNFTDSIFSSLEPHPKDFPIFLSALAIIFSQLLITEFLKRKNIMSAAHTRKVIHILTGVLIFIAPNFFHTGFYPALIPLIFIPINLIAVRFGWFESIHGSERGELTNQNKIEHNYGTVYYPFAFLILVVLFWGSHTWVIQVSMLVLAIGDAGASLFGESVKKPHFYNLAGRESKPKTIEGSLMMFGLSLVIIYLSLKFFKQESLALLSIDDKTLFVLSISLALIATATEALLSGGIDNLFVPLSVAYPMVIFDIQGAEMIRNIILATCISFLFVRLSVWLKFLNASGGTATFLFGANIFCMGGVKWTVPVLAFFLLSSILSKVGKARKKKFDLIFEKGSQRDAGQVYANGGIAWLIMIWYSFTPEPILFVAFLGTLAAVQADTWATEIGTMLRNPKPVSIISFKPVAPGTSGGITVTGTSSAFLGAAVIALSGWLIASSEIRSLFGDGSSSGLLEAIGCIGLAGLIGSLIDSFLGATVQAMYFDEIRQKETERTHSRKEDGTPIENRLIKGYLWADNDLVNLICAISGAGISVIIYSLI; encoded by the coding sequence ATGAATTTCACCGATTCTATTTTTTCGTCCCTTGAGCCGCATCCCAAAGACTTCCCCATATTTTTAAGTGCGCTTGCGATCATTTTCTCTCAACTTCTTATCACAGAGTTTTTGAAGCGAAAAAATATTATGAGCGCAGCGCATACGCGGAAAGTGATTCACATTCTGACAGGCGTTTTAATTTTTATTGCGCCAAATTTTTTTCATACCGGATTTTATCCTGCCTTGATTCCCTTAATATTTATTCCCATTAATCTCATTGCCGTTCGATTCGGTTGGTTTGAATCCATTCACGGCTCTGAAAGAGGTGAACTAACAAATCAGAACAAGATTGAGCATAACTATGGCACGGTTTATTATCCTTTCGCTTTTTTGATTTTAGTTGTACTGTTTTGGGGTTCACACACTTGGGTAATTCAGGTTTCAATGTTGGTATTGGCCATTGGAGATGCTGGGGCGTCACTTTTTGGAGAAAGTGTGAAGAAGCCTCATTTCTACAATTTGGCAGGGCGTGAATCAAAACCCAAAACAATAGAAGGTTCATTAATGATGTTTGGGCTTAGCCTTGTAATCATTTATCTCTCGCTGAAATTTTTTAAGCAGGAATCACTTGCCCTTCTTTCGATTGACGACAAAACACTTTTCGTGCTTTCAATTTCCCTTGCCTTGATTGCTACAGCCACAGAAGCACTTCTTTCCGGAGGAATCGATAATCTTTTTGTCCCTCTTTCCGTGGCTTATCCAATGGTGATTTTTGATATTCAAGGTGCTGAAATGATTCGAAATATTATTTTGGCAACTTGTATTTCTTTTCTCTTTGTTAGACTTTCTGTATGGCTGAAATTCCTTAATGCGAGCGGGGGAACCGCCACCTTTCTTTTCGGTGCAAATATTTTTTGTATGGGAGGCGTAAAGTGGACCGTACCTGTTTTAGCATTCTTTTTACTTTCTTCAATTCTTTCCAAAGTTGGGAAGGCTAGAAAAAAGAAATTTGATTTAATCTTTGAAAAAGGGTCACAGCGAGATGCTGGTCAGGTGTATGCGAATGGAGGGATTGCTTGGTTAATAATGATTTGGTATTCTTTTACTCCAGAACCAATTCTTTTCGTCGCGTTTTTGGGCACCCTTGCCGCGGTTCAAGCCGATACGTGGGCAACTGAAATTGGGACGATGTTGCGGAACCCTAAGCCTGTTTCAATTATTTCTTTTAAGCCAGTGGCACCCGGAACTTCCGGAGGTATTACGGTCACAGGTACATCCAGTGCGTTTCTGGGTGCCGCAGTGATTGCGTTAAGCGGGTGGTTGATTGCAAGCAGTGAAATCCGGAGTCTCTTTGGGGATGGTTCATCAAGCGGGTTGCTCGAGGCGATTGGATGTATCGGTTTGGCGGGGTTAATTGGAAGCTTGATTGATAGCTTCTTAGGTGCAACAGTTCAAGCAATGTATTTCGATGAAATTCGCCAAAAGGAAACTGAGCGAACACATTCGCGTAAAGAGGATGGGACACCCATTGAAAACCGACTCATTAAAGGATACCTTTGGGCTGACAATGATTTGGTGAATTTAATTTGTGCAATATCCGGTGCAGGAATATCTGTTATCATCTATTCCTTAATTTAA